A window of the Microbacterium sp. LWH13-1.2 genome harbors these coding sequences:
- the dinB gene encoding DNA polymerase IV, whose translation MGHGDGRGRIVSYADADDTGTSILHVDMDAFYAAVEVLDDPSLRGLPLIIGAPDGRSVVSSASYEARRYGVRAAMPVSQAIRLCPSARIVPPHFHRYQAVSRQVMSIFESITPLVEPLSVDEAFLDVRGVRRLWGSPAQIAQLVRERVSDQVGITCSVGVAATKHVAKMASTISKPDGMLVIAASDTQAFLDPRPVRAMWGVGPKAAEALEGRGIRTIRDIRTSTTEMLDRAVGPALSARLAQLSRGEDARAVETERIEKSIGHEETFDTDISDRAYLRAELLRLADRVAARLRKAEWETSTVAIKIRFDDFRTLSRSQTLAEPTAVGQRIGEAAQALFEQIERRDPVRLVGVRAEKLRPAGGGGIGLWDDDEDWRRVEGAVDDAVARFGSAMIGRARHIGRGAGRGAAQHPKAHGLD comes from the coding sequence ATGGGACACGGTGACGGCAGAGGGCGCATCGTGTCGTACGCGGATGCCGACGATACCGGCACGAGCATCCTGCACGTCGACATGGACGCGTTCTACGCGGCGGTCGAGGTGCTCGACGATCCCAGTCTTCGCGGGCTCCCGTTGATCATCGGGGCGCCCGATGGCCGCTCCGTCGTGTCGAGCGCCTCCTACGAAGCCCGTCGATACGGGGTCCGTGCGGCGATGCCGGTGTCCCAGGCGATCCGCCTGTGCCCGTCGGCGAGAATCGTGCCGCCGCACTTCCACCGCTACCAGGCCGTATCGCGCCAGGTGATGTCGATCTTCGAGTCGATCACTCCGTTGGTCGAGCCGCTGTCGGTCGATGAGGCGTTCCTCGACGTCCGTGGGGTCAGACGGTTGTGGGGGAGTCCCGCGCAGATCGCCCAGCTCGTGCGCGAGCGGGTGAGCGACCAGGTAGGCATCACGTGCAGCGTCGGAGTCGCCGCGACCAAGCACGTCGCGAAGATGGCGTCGACGATCTCCAAGCCGGACGGCATGCTCGTCATCGCCGCATCCGACACTCAGGCGTTCCTCGATCCCCGACCGGTTCGGGCGATGTGGGGCGTGGGTCCGAAGGCGGCCGAGGCTCTGGAAGGGCGCGGCATCCGCACGATCCGCGACATCCGCACGTCGACGACCGAGATGCTCGACCGCGCGGTAGGACCGGCGCTGAGTGCGCGCCTCGCGCAGCTGTCTCGGGGCGAGGACGCGCGGGCGGTCGAGACCGAGCGCATCGAGAAGAGCATCGGCCATGAGGAGACCTTCGATACGGACATCTCCGATCGCGCTTACTTGCGTGCAGAGCTCCTGAGGCTGGCCGATCGCGTTGCCGCACGCCTGCGGAAGGCAGAGTGGGAGACCTCGACAGTCGCGATCAAGATCCGGTTCGACGACTTCCGCACCCTGAGCCGGTCGCAGACGCTCGCCGAGCCGACCGCCGTCGGCCAGAGGATCGGCGAAGCGGCGCAGGCGCTGTTCGAGCAGATCGAGCGCCGCGACCCTGTGCGGCTCGTCGGTGTGCGTGCCGAGAAGCTCCGCCCCGCCGGCGGTGGAGGCATCGGTCTGTGGGACGACGACGAGGACTGGCGGCGCGTGGAGGGTGCCGTCGACGATGCGGTCGCGCGTTTCGGCTCAGCCATGATCGGTCGGGCGAGGCACATCGGGCGAGGTGCAGGACGCGGTGCAGCGCAGCATCCGAAGGCGCACGGCCTGGATTGA
- a CDS encoding DUF2017 family protein, translating into MTELTVHVRMARVEGAQLAQLVDDFRELVGSDRDATDPAIGRLAPDPYPDDEEASRSFSDATREDLLDRRALDADVVRAALADLRGDLDSMSQGEALTEHDLAIRQSDVDAWLRTLTALRLVIAERLGIESDDDHDPDDARFGVYDWLGYRLELTIEAADELL; encoded by the coding sequence ATGACCGAGCTGACGGTGCACGTCCGGATGGCGAGAGTGGAGGGCGCACAGCTCGCACAGCTCGTCGACGACTTCCGTGAGCTGGTGGGGTCCGACCGCGATGCCACCGATCCGGCCATCGGGCGTCTCGCTCCCGATCCCTACCCCGACGACGAGGAAGCGTCGCGCTCCTTCAGCGACGCGACACGCGAGGATCTGCTCGATCGGCGCGCCCTCGATGCCGATGTGGTCAGGGCAGCTCTCGCCGATCTCCGCGGCGATCTGGACTCCATGTCTCAGGGCGAGGCGCTCACAGAGCACGACCTGGCGATCCGGCAGTCCGATGTCGACGCCTGGCTGCGCACGCTCACCGCGTTGCGTCTGGTGATCGCGGAGCGTCTCGGCATCGAGAGCGACGACGACCATGACCCTGACGACGCGCGGTTCGGCGTCTACGACTGGCTCGGTTACCGCCTCGAGCTCACCATCGAGGCGGCAGACGAGCTGCTGTGA
- the clpS gene encoding ATP-dependent Clp protease adapter ClpS — protein MTPLAAPDVEEIVELTAAPLEPWEVVVWNDPVNLMSYVVRVFRTYFGYSLERATQLMRAVHHEGQAIVATGPRETMEVHAQAMHDYGLWATVRKAAR, from the coding sequence ATGACTCCCCTCGCCGCGCCTGACGTCGAAGAGATCGTCGAACTTACGGCCGCGCCCCTCGAACCCTGGGAGGTCGTCGTGTGGAACGATCCCGTCAATCTGATGAGCTACGTCGTGCGAGTCTTCCGCACCTACTTCGGGTACTCGCTGGAGCGGGCGACGCAGCTCATGCGCGCAGTCCATCACGAAGGCCAGGCCATCGTCGCCACGGGCCCCCGCGAGACCATGGAGGTGCACGCCCAGGCGATGCACGACTACGGCCTCTGGGCGACGGTGCGAAAGGCTGCACGATGA
- a CDS encoding metallopeptidase family protein has translation MEMDAAPFEELVIDELDRLPDEMVDGLENVVFVVEDRPEDGSLDLLGLYDGLALTERTQYGSGELPDRIVVYREPHLAACEDEDELRDEVHTTLVHEIAHFYGIDDAQLHELGWA, from the coding sequence ATGGAGATGGATGCTGCGCCCTTCGAGGAACTCGTGATCGACGAGCTCGACCGGCTACCCGATGAGATGGTCGACGGACTCGAGAACGTCGTCTTCGTCGTCGAGGACCGCCCTGAGGACGGGAGCCTCGACCTCCTCGGACTGTACGACGGCCTGGCGCTGACCGAGCGCACGCAGTACGGCTCCGGAGAGCTGCCCGACCGGATCGTCGTCTACCGCGAGCCGCATCTCGCAGCCTGCGAGGACGAAGACGAACTCCGCGACGAGGTCCACACCACCCTCGTCCACGAGATCGCCCACTTCTACGGCATCGATGACGCGCAGCTGCACGAGCTGGGGTGGGCATGA
- a CDS encoding LysE family transporter has protein sequence MSLAVWFSLLTACAVISFTPGAGAINTMSNALSQGWRRSIWGIVGQQLALIVHVVIVAAGLGLVVSQSEVLFNVIRYAGAAYLVFLGIRLILSKPASAELEDETGVDPREGHWSMIRRGFWVNLLNPKAIVFFLAFIPQFIRLDQPQLPQYLTLIVTVIVVDVLVMWGFFATAARPFRRLTQSVKGQRILNGVFGALFIAVAALLVFLH, from the coding sequence GTGTCACTCGCCGTGTGGTTCTCACTCCTGACCGCCTGTGCGGTGATCAGCTTCACGCCGGGCGCCGGTGCGATCAACACGATGTCGAACGCGCTCAGCCAAGGGTGGCGCCGATCGATCTGGGGCATCGTGGGCCAGCAGCTCGCGTTGATCGTCCACGTCGTGATCGTGGCGGCCGGACTCGGCCTCGTGGTGTCGCAATCCGAAGTGCTGTTCAACGTCATCCGATACGCCGGAGCCGCCTACCTCGTCTTCCTCGGAATCCGACTGATCCTGTCGAAGCCCGCTTCCGCAGAGCTCGAGGACGAGACCGGAGTCGATCCGCGCGAAGGCCACTGGTCCATGATCCGACGGGGCTTCTGGGTGAATCTCCTCAACCCGAAGGCGATCGTCTTCTTCCTCGCGTTCATCCCTCAGTTCATCCGCCTCGACCAGCCCCAGCTGCCCCAGTACCTCACCCTCATCGTCACGGTCATCGTGGTCGACGTCCTGGTGATGTGGGGATTCTTCGCAACCGCGGCCCGTCCGTTCCGCCGTCTGACGCAGTCGGTCAAAGGGCAGCGGATCCTGAACGGTGTCTTCGGTGCGCTCTTCATCGCGGTCGCCGCGCTCCTGGTGTTCCTCCACTGA
- a CDS encoding heavy metal translocating P-type ATPase, producing the protein MIHSDGSTPIDHSSHDFTSEAAAHAGHDAHPGHAGHDAHAGHADHVSGFRRLFWIMLVVSIPVTVASPMFGMIIGYDIPEWARWLAPALGTLMYVWGGSPFLTGAVSELRTRKPGMMLLIGLAITVAFLASWGASLGVLHHQLEFWWELALLIVIMLLGHWIEMRSLAQTTSALDSLAALLPDEAERIENGETVRVSPAELRIGDVIVIRPGARLPADGRILQGAASVDESMITGESRAVARTAGDPVVAGTVATDSGLRVEVTAVGADTALAGIQRLVADAQASSSRAQRIADRAAAWLFWFALGAAAITAVVWSAVGSPDEAVIRTITVLVIACPHALGLAIPLVVSIATERAARAGILVKDRLALETMRTIDTVLFDKTGTLTKGAPAVTAVEPVAPFTTDDIISLAAAAEQDSEHPLAKAIVDAAGDRRLEIHAAEDFRSSPAVGVSARIDGRRVQVGGPHLLTETDATELPIAGAWRTEGAIILHVLVDDRVVGALKLADDIRAESISAVAALRARGIDVVMITGDASAVAESVAARIGIDRVFAGVRPEDKAARVRALQAEGRKVAMVGDGVNDAPALAQADVGLAIGAGTDVAIASAGVILAGDDPRAVISVIELSKAGYRKMTQNLWWAAGYNLLSVPLAAGILAPVGFVLPMSVGAVLMSLSTIVVALNAQLLRRLDLRIPSIAATD; encoded by the coding sequence ATGATTCACTCGGATGGATCGACACCGATCGATCACTCTTCTCACGACTTCACATCGGAGGCCGCGGCTCACGCCGGGCACGATGCTCACCCAGGGCACGCCGGGCACGACGCCCACGCCGGGCACGCAGACCACGTCTCCGGATTCCGGCGACTGTTCTGGATCATGCTCGTCGTGTCGATCCCCGTGACCGTCGCATCGCCGATGTTCGGCATGATCATCGGGTACGACATACCGGAGTGGGCGCGGTGGCTGGCGCCCGCACTCGGCACCCTGATGTACGTATGGGGTGGATCACCTTTCCTCACCGGCGCAGTGAGTGAGCTTCGCACTCGCAAGCCAGGGATGATGCTGCTGATAGGCCTCGCGATCACCGTCGCCTTCCTCGCGTCGTGGGGAGCGAGTCTGGGCGTGCTGCACCATCAACTGGAGTTCTGGTGGGAGCTGGCTCTGCTGATCGTCATCATGCTCTTGGGCCATTGGATCGAGATGCGCTCCCTGGCACAGACCACCTCGGCGCTCGACTCCCTCGCAGCTCTTCTTCCCGACGAAGCCGAGCGCATCGAGAACGGTGAGACCGTGCGGGTCTCCCCTGCCGAACTCAGAATCGGTGATGTCATCGTCATCCGACCGGGCGCACGTCTGCCCGCCGACGGGCGCATCCTCCAGGGCGCAGCGAGCGTTGACGAGTCCATGATCACCGGCGAGTCCCGGGCCGTGGCTCGCACCGCCGGCGACCCCGTCGTCGCAGGGACCGTGGCCACCGACTCGGGACTCCGCGTCGAGGTCACCGCCGTCGGCGCGGACACAGCGCTCGCCGGCATCCAGAGACTGGTCGCCGACGCCCAGGCGTCCTCATCTCGTGCGCAGCGGATCGCCGACCGCGCCGCTGCATGGCTCTTCTGGTTCGCGCTCGGGGCCGCTGCCATCACGGCCGTCGTATGGTCGGCCGTGGGGTCGCCCGATGAAGCCGTGATTCGCACTATCACCGTGTTGGTCATCGCGTGCCCGCACGCATTGGGCCTCGCGATCCCCCTTGTCGTCTCGATCGCAACCGAGCGTGCGGCGCGTGCCGGCATCCTCGTGAAGGACCGCTTGGCTCTGGAGACCATGCGCACGATCGACACCGTTCTCTTCGACAAGACGGGAACGCTCACGAAGGGGGCTCCCGCGGTCACCGCCGTCGAGCCCGTCGCCCCCTTCACAACCGACGACATCATCTCGCTCGCGGCAGCGGCGGAGCAGGACTCCGAGCACCCGCTGGCGAAGGCGATCGTGGACGCCGCCGGGGATCGACGTCTCGAGATACACGCTGCCGAGGACTTCCGATCATCTCCGGCTGTCGGAGTGAGCGCACGCATCGACGGCCGACGGGTGCAGGTCGGTGGCCCGCACCTGCTCACGGAGACCGACGCCACCGAGCTTCCGATCGCCGGGGCGTGGCGGACCGAGGGCGCGATCATCCTGCATGTCCTCGTCGATGATCGCGTGGTCGGTGCCCTGAAGCTCGCCGACGACATCCGCGCCGAATCGATCTCGGCTGTCGCGGCGCTGCGCGCACGCGGGATCGACGTCGTGATGATCACGGGAGACGCATCGGCGGTCGCGGAGAGCGTCGCTGCGCGGATCGGGATCGACCGGGTGTTCGCCGGTGTGCGCCCGGAAGACAAGGCAGCCAGAGTCCGCGCGCTCCAGGCAGAGGGACGGAAGGTCGCGATGGTGGGCGACGGCGTGAATGATGCACCAGCACTCGCACAGGCCGATGTAGGCCTGGCGATCGGCGCCGGAACCGACGTGGCGATCGCGTCCGCCGGTGTGATCCTCGCCGGAGACGACCCGCGCGCGGTCATCTCGGTCATCGAACTCTCGAAGGCGGGGTACCGCAAGATGACTCAGAACCTGTGGTGGGCGGCCGGCTACAATCTGCTGTCCGTGCCTCTCGCCGCCGGCATCCTCGCACCGGTCGGGTTCGTGCTCCCGATGTCCGTCGGCGCAGTCCTGATGTCTCTGTCGACGATCGTCGTAGCGCTGAACGCGCAGCTGCTCCGCCGGCTCGATCTGCGCATTCCGAGCATCGCCGCGACCGACTGA
- the orn gene encoding oligoribonuclease yields MVSASENDRLVWIDCEMTGLDLSVDELVEIAVVITDFELNPVDAGFQVVIRPSDAALENMNDFVTKMHETSGLITEIPDGVSLAEAEEQTLEYIKRFAPLERKAPLAGNTIGTDRMFLAKYMPQVDQWLHYRNVDVSSIKELSRRWYPRVFFQAPAKDGGHRALADILESIRELRYYREAVFVDEPGPSSDDARDIATRTVSEFAPNM; encoded by the coding sequence ATGGTATCTGCGTCAGAGAACGACCGCCTCGTCTGGATCGATTGCGAGATGACCGGGCTGGATCTCTCAGTCGATGAGCTCGTCGAGATCGCAGTCGTCATCACCGATTTCGAGTTGAACCCCGTCGATGCGGGCTTCCAGGTCGTCATTCGCCCGAGCGACGCGGCGCTCGAGAACATGAACGACTTCGTCACCAAGATGCATGAGACCTCGGGACTCATCACCGAGATCCCTGACGGCGTCTCGCTCGCCGAGGCCGAAGAGCAGACACTCGAGTACATCAAGCGATTCGCTCCTCTGGAGCGCAAGGCGCCGCTCGCCGGCAACACGATCGGCACCGATCGGATGTTCCTCGCCAAGTACATGCCGCAGGTCGACCAGTGGCTCCATTACCGCAACGTCGATGTCTCGAGCATCAAGGAGCTCTCCCGCCGGTGGTATCCGCGGGTGTTCTTCCAGGCGCCCGCGAAAGACGGCGGCCACCGAGCCCTGGCCGACATCCTCGAATCGATCCGTGAGCTGCGCTACTACCGCGAGGCCGTCTTCGTCGACGAGCCGGGCCCGTCGAGCGACGACGCTCGCGACATCGCGACGCGCACCGTGTCAGAGTTCGCTCCGAACATGTAA
- the ssb gene encoding single-stranded DNA-binding protein, with amino-acid sequence MHDTVTIVGNVATDPTQGRTASGVTVTNFRLASTHRRFDDATQTWVDVATNWYSVAAFRQLGEHAKASLRSGDSVIVTGRMKIRAWESNGKQGTSVDIDADAIGHDLRWGTTAYRRSTRSTPESPSRSNGGGAVHDDPSAASPVETSDIETAWADKDAQPTSDGAHAQQPVDSASFTY; translated from the coding sequence ATGCACGACACAGTGACCATCGTCGGCAACGTCGCCACCGACCCCACGCAGGGTCGGACCGCCAGTGGTGTCACCGTCACGAACTTCCGATTGGCGAGCACTCATCGCCGCTTCGATGACGCGACCCAGACATGGGTCGACGTCGCGACGAACTGGTATTCAGTCGCTGCGTTTCGCCAGCTCGGGGAGCACGCGAAAGCATCGTTGCGTTCAGGAGACAGCGTGATCGTGACGGGGAGGATGAAGATCCGCGCCTGGGAGAGCAACGGAAAGCAGGGTACGAGCGTCGACATCGATGCGGATGCGATCGGCCATGATCTCCGCTGGGGCACCACCGCCTATCGCCGCAGCACACGTTCGACGCCGGAGTCGCCCTCCAGGAGCAACGGCGGGGGTGCCGTCCACGATGATCCGTCCGCAGCGTCCCCCGTCGAGACGTCGGACATCGAGACGGCGTGGGCCGATAAGGATGCACAGCCGACGTCTGACGGGGCGCATGCACAGCAGCCGGTCGATTCAGCGAGCTTCACGTACTGA
- the ettA gene encoding energy-dependent translational throttle protein EttA, translated as MAEYIYSMVRARKAVGDKLILDDVTMAFLPGAKIGMVGPNGAGKSTILKIMAGMDTPSNGEAKLSPGFSVGILMQEPELDETKTVIENIQDGIAIKAKVDRFNEISMLMADPDADFDSLLAEMGTLQEEIDAADGWDLDSQLEQAMDALRTPPGDAAIAPLSGGEKRRVALAKLLLQKPDLLLLDEPTNHLDAESVLWLEQHLQAYKGAVIAITHDRYFLDHVAEWIAEVDRGRLIGYEGNYSTYLEKKGERLEIQGKKDAKLAKRLKEELEWVRSSAKGRQTKSKARLARYEEMATEAERTRKLDFEEIQIPAGPRLGSIVIDAKKLQKGFDGRSLIDGLSFSLPPNGIVGVIGPNGVGKTTLFKTIVGLEPLDGGDLKIGETVKISYVDQSRSNIDPDKTLWEVVSDGLDFITVGKTEIPSRAYVSKFGFKGPDQQKKAGVLSGGERNRLNLALTLKEGGNLLLLDEPTNDLDVETLSSLENALLEFPGCAVVITHDRWFLDRIATHILAYEGTDEKPDQWYWFEGNFEAYEENKIQRLGADAAKPHRSTHRKLTRD; from the coding sequence GTGGCTGAGTACATCTACTCGATGGTTCGTGCGCGCAAGGCGGTGGGTGACAAGCTCATCCTCGACGATGTCACGATGGCGTTCCTTCCCGGTGCCAAGATCGGCATGGTGGGCCCGAACGGTGCCGGTAAGTCGACGATCCTCAAGATCATGGCGGGCATGGACACGCCGTCGAACGGTGAGGCGAAGCTCTCCCCGGGATTCTCGGTCGGAATCCTCATGCAGGAGCCCGAGCTCGATGAGACCAAGACGGTCATCGAGAACATCCAGGACGGCATCGCGATCAAGGCGAAGGTCGACCGCTTCAACGAGATCTCCATGTTGATGGCCGACCCGGACGCGGACTTCGATTCGCTGCTCGCCGAGATGGGCACTCTGCAGGAGGAGATCGACGCCGCAGACGGCTGGGACCTCGACTCGCAGCTGGAGCAGGCCATGGATGCTCTGCGCACCCCGCCGGGAGACGCCGCGATCGCGCCGCTCTCCGGCGGAGAGAAGCGTCGTGTCGCGCTGGCGAAGCTGCTGCTCCAGAAGCCCGACCTGCTTCTGCTCGACGAGCCGACCAACCACCTCGACGCCGAGAGCGTGCTCTGGCTCGAGCAGCACCTGCAGGCCTACAAGGGCGCCGTCATCGCCATCACCCACGACCGGTACTTCCTCGACCACGTCGCCGAGTGGATCGCCGAGGTCGACCGTGGCCGCCTGATCGGCTACGAGGGCAACTACTCGACGTACCTGGAGAAGAAGGGCGAACGCCTCGAGATCCAGGGCAAGAAGGACGCCAAGCTCGCCAAGCGCCTCAAAGAGGAGCTGGAGTGGGTCCGGTCCAGCGCGAAGGGTCGTCAGACCAAGTCCAAGGCTCGTCTCGCGCGCTACGAAGAGATGGCGACCGAGGCCGAGCGGACCAGGAAGCTCGACTTCGAAGAGATCCAGATCCCCGCGGGTCCGCGTCTGGGAAGCATCGTGATCGATGCCAAGAAGCTGCAGAAGGGCTTCGACGGGCGTTCACTCATCGACGGTCTCAGCTTCAGCCTTCCGCCGAACGGCATCGTCGGCGTGATCGGCCCGAACGGTGTCGGTAAGACCACGCTCTTCAAGACGATCGTCGGCCTCGAGCCGCTCGACGGCGGTGACCTCAAGATCGGCGAGACCGTCAAGATCAGCTACGTCGACCAGTCGCGCTCGAACATCGACCCCGACAAGACGTTGTGGGAGGTCGTGTCAGACGGGCTCGACTTCATCACCGTCGGCAAGACCGAGATCCCGTCGCGGGCATACGTCTCCAAGTTCGGCTTCAAGGGTCCGGATCAGCAGAAGAAGGCGGGTGTGCTCTCCGGTGGTGAGCGCAACCGTCTGAACCTCGCTCTCACCCTCAAGGAGGGCGGCAACCTCCTCCTCCTCGACGAGCCCACCAACGACCTCGACGTCGAGACCCTGAGCTCGCTCGAGAATGCACTCCTCGAGTTCCCCGGCTGTGCTGTGGTCATCACTCACGACCGGTGGTTCCTCGACCGCATCGCGACGCACATCCTCGCGTACGAAGGCACCGACGAGAAGCCCGACCAGTGGTACTGGTTCGAGGGCAACTTCGAGGCGTACGAGGAGAACAAGATCCAGCGCCTCGGTGCTGACGCCGCCAAGCCGCATCGTTCCACGCACCGCAAGCTCACGCGCGACTGA
- a CDS encoding thioesterase family protein gives MSDLMPGPRLHIPIHLRWGDLDAFNHVNNTSMLKLLEEARVRAFWRAGPGEQAPSTAVLDSGLDEGILTLIARQEIEYLAPVPYQRRPLEVQMWFGKLGGSSVEVCYEVHNDPEAAPRTIYARSTAIIVLVDAATGRPTRLTQEMRDAWEPFVGASIEYAHR, from the coding sequence ATGTCCGACCTGATGCCGGGGCCCCGCCTGCACATCCCGATCCACCTGCGTTGGGGCGATCTGGATGCGTTCAACCACGTCAACAACACCTCGATGCTCAAGCTCCTCGAGGAAGCGCGCGTGCGCGCGTTCTGGCGTGCGGGCCCCGGTGAACAGGCACCGTCGACCGCTGTTCTCGACTCGGGGCTCGACGAGGGGATCCTCACTCTCATCGCGCGTCAGGAGATCGAGTACCTCGCTCCGGTGCCCTATCAGCGCCGGCCGCTCGAGGTGCAGATGTGGTTCGGCAAGCTCGGTGGCTCGAGCGTCGAGGTCTGCTACGAAGTGCACAACGATCCCGAGGCCGCGCCTCGCACGATCTACGCACGATCCACGGCGATCATCGTCCTCGTCGATGCGGCCACGGGCCGACCTACGCGTCTGACACAGGAGATGCGTGATGCGTGGGAGCCGTTCGTCGGCGCCTCGATCGAGTACGCGCACCGCTGA
- a CDS encoding acyl-CoA thioesterase II, with the protein MTADAHAIRTVEQLLEVLDLDSTQARTTEDIFTGSSHAMPSGRIYGGQVLAQSLLAAERTLPEDRAVHSMHGYFLRPGDAGQGITIAVDRIHDGRSFSTRRSQAYQNGVPIFSMIASFQDDDPGVEHAVAMPEGVPSPDSLLPDEQRVEGLPPGTARMLSDRAADVRHVDSPLFLPSDDARVPQQAVWMRLRAPLPDDQRIHRAALAYLSDMTIQESILRAHGVYWALPGLKVASLDHAMWWHRPARVDEWLLYLQESPNARGGRGLAQGRIYTQAGELVASVAQEIMVRVPSRD; encoded by the coding sequence ATGACCGCCGACGCACACGCGATCCGCACTGTCGAGCAGCTCCTGGAGGTGCTGGATCTCGATTCGACGCAGGCCCGCACGACCGAGGACATCTTCACCGGGTCGTCGCACGCGATGCCGTCCGGTCGCATCTACGGGGGTCAGGTGCTCGCACAGAGCCTGCTCGCGGCCGAGAGGACTCTTCCCGAAGACCGAGCGGTGCATTCGATGCACGGGTACTTCCTGCGCCCCGGCGACGCGGGTCAGGGCATCACCATCGCTGTCGACCGCATCCACGACGGTCGGTCGTTCTCGACCCGTCGCTCGCAGGCGTATCAGAACGGAGTGCCGATCTTCTCGATGATCGCGTCGTTCCAGGACGACGATCCCGGCGTCGAGCATGCGGTGGCGATGCCCGAAGGCGTCCCGTCTCCGGATTCCCTGCTGCCCGACGAGCAGCGTGTCGAGGGGCTGCCTCCAGGAACCGCCCGAATGCTGAGCGATCGAGCCGCCGACGTGCGTCACGTCGATTCGCCGCTCTTCCTGCCGAGCGATGACGCACGCGTCCCGCAGCAGGCCGTGTGGATGCGGCTGCGCGCTCCGCTGCCCGACGATCAGCGCATCCATCGGGCGGCGCTGGCATACCTGAGTGACATGACCATTCAGGAGTCGATCCTGCGCGCGCATGGCGTGTACTGGGCGCTCCCAGGTCTGAAGGTCGCGAGCCTCGATCACGCGATGTGGTGGCATCGACCGGCTCGCGTGGACGAGTGGCTCCTGTACCTTCAGGAGTCGCCCAACGCGCGGGGAGGACGCGGCCTCGCACAGGGCCGGATCTACACGCAGGCCGGCGAGCTGGTCGCCTCCGTCGCACAGGAGATCATGGTCAGGGTTCCGTCGCGGGACTGA